One genomic region from Dermacentor variabilis isolate Ectoservices chromosome 6, ASM5094787v1, whole genome shotgun sequence encodes:
- the tll gene encoding nuclear receptor subfamily 2 group E member tailless, which produces MAAGGTKPQGTSSRILLDIPCKVCLDHSSGKHYGIFACDGCAGFFKRSIRRNRQYVCKARGAAANGCPVDKTHRNQCRACRLRKCIEAGMNREAVQHERGPRNSTLRRQVALYLKEGGLRPPGFASPGPSSALTPTGAAGFLGAAGAAVAAAGAGSPFATFHPALLGSAGVTPDAACSAAAVAALYSTPALRPLTGAGLCHPTPKYPHEFLTTLPDTICETAARLLFMNVKWMKTVTAINLLPMKDQVLLLEEGWRELFVLSAAQFMLPIEVAPLLAAADLSAESSTSERVATLMAEIRNFQDVIAKFQDMQVDATEYTCLKAIALFKTTFQDQASESHALRDVEAVAAMQDQAQATLFRYMQATNPTKMARFGKLLLSLPILLTVSPVAIEEVFFRKAIGAASIPKLLVEMYREARF; this is translated from the exons GTCGCATCCTACTGGATATTCCATGCAAGGTGTGCCTGGATCATTCTTCTGGAAAGCACTACGGCATCTTCGCCTGTGACGG GTGTGCAGGCTTCTTCAAG CGCTCCATCCGCCGCAACCGGCAGTACGTGTGCAAAGCCCGGGGAGCGGCGGCCAACGGATGTCCCGTGGACAAGACGCACCGTAACCAGTGCCGCGCCTGTCGCCTGCGCAAGTGCATCGAGGCCGGCATGAACAGGGAAG CTGTTCAGCACGAGCGTGGACCTCGGAACTCGACGCTGCGCCGTCAGGTGGCGCTGTACCTGAAGGAAGGCGGACTGAGGCCCCCGGGATTCGCGTCTCCGGGTCCCTCCTCCGCGCTGACACCCACCGGAGCCGCCGGGTTCCTGGGCGCCGCCGGAGCAGCGGTGGCCGCGGCGGGCGCCGGTAGCCCGTTCGCCACGTTTCACCCGGCGCTGCTGGGTTCCGCGGGCGTGACACCCGACGCCGCATGCAGCGCTGCGGCGGTCGCAGCCCTCTACTCGACGCCGGCTCTGAGGCCACTAACAGGAGCGGGACTGTGCCATCCGACGCCGAAG TACCCTCACGAATTCCTGACCACTCTCCCGGACACCATCTGCGAGACTGCGGCGCGGCTGCTCTTCATGAACGTGAAGTGGATGAAGACGGTTACCGCGATCAACTTGCTACCGATGAAGGATCAG GTGCTCCTACTGGAAGAAGGATGGCGGGAGCTGTTTGTGCTGTCGGCGGCGCAGTTCATGCTTCCCATTGAAGTGGCGCCGCTTCTTGCCGCAGCCG ATCTTTCCGCGGAGTCGTCGACGTCAGAACGCGTGGCAACCCTCATGGCGGAGATACGAAACTTTCAGGACGTCATCGCCAAGTTCCAGGACATGCAGGTGGACGCGACGGAGTACACGTGCCTTAAAGCCATCGCGCTCTTCAAGACCA CCTTCCAAGACCAGGCGTCGGAATCGCACGCCCTGAGAGACGTCGAGGCCGTGGCAGCCATGCAAGACCAGGCGCAGGCGACTCTGTTCCGCTACATGCAGGCGACGAACCCGACGAAGATGGCTCGCTTCGGCAAGCTGTTGCTCTCCCTGCCTATCCTCCTCACCGTGTCGCCGGTGGCGATCGAAGAAGTGTTCTTCCGAAAGGCCATCGGCGCCGCATCCATCCCGAAGCTGCTGGTCGAAATGTACAGGGAAGCAAGATTTTGA